The following proteins are encoded in a genomic region of Primulina huaijiensis isolate GDHJ02 chromosome 3, ASM1229523v2, whole genome shotgun sequence:
- the LOC140973190 gene encoding outer envelope protein 39, chloroplastic isoform X1, translating to MGAQKSIHAGNAKIDFNVDFTHKLCAALMFHPLSRDAGVGSPFSLVIGSLCVKHPNLFGKSEKLDVSWDKGLCDSNILVTYRKPRPEWLPQHALVLQHCISPEIGIHGLPVDNFSRTGSGGVNLYRLSAGVDLSEPGSSNWSSKTSVKFEHIRPVNDDGRTISRDLQGFPITCSGGDSDSMVVLKQESRFAKADDRSFTQFSLQIEQGVPILSKWLIFNRFKFAASKGIRLGPAFFLTSLTGGSIVGDIAPYQAFSIGGPGSVRGYGEGGVGCGRSCLIANSELTVPLSPILEGAIFLDGGSDLGSGRLVPGNPSLRHGKPGRGVGFGYGLRFKSHLGHLQVDYAVNAFNQRTVYFGFSNLAR from the exons ATGGGAGCCCAGAAAAGCATTCACGCTGGCAATG CGAAGATAGACTTCAATGTAGATTTCACCCACAAACTATGCGCCGCTTTGATGTTCCATCCCCTGAG CAGGGATGCTGGTGTGGGGAGTCCATTTTCACTTGTTATTGGAAG CCTCTGCGTTAAGCACCCAAATCTGTTCGGAAAGAGTGAGAAGCTTGATGTCTCGTGGGATAAGGGGCTCTGTGATTCCAATATCTTGGTCACCTACAGGAAGCCAAGACCAGAATGGCTTCCACAACACGCATTGGTCCTTCAG CACTGCATTTCCCCGGAGATTGGGATTCATGGCCTACCGGTTGACAATTTCTCTCGTACAGGGAGTGGAGGTGTCAATCTCTATCGTTTGTCTGCTGGAGTAGATCTGAGTGAGCCTGGAAGTTCCAATTGGAGTAGTAAAACCAGCGTAAAGTTTGAG CATATTCGTCCTGTTAATGATGATGGGCGCACAATAAGCAGAGATCTTCAAGGATTTCCAATTACTTGCAG TGGTGGTGATAGTGATAGTATGGTAGTGCTCAAACAAGAATCTCGATTTGCAAAAGCAGATGACCGCAGTTTTACTCAA TTTAGTCTGCAAATAGAACAAGGGGTTCCTATTCTTTCTAAGTGGCTGATCTTCAACCGGTTCAAGTTTGCTGCATCAAAGGGAATAAGGCTTGGTCCAGCATTTTTCTTGACAAG CCTTACAGGTGGCTCTATTGTGGGGGACATTGCTCCTTATCAAGCCTTTTCAATTGGAGGACCTGGTAGTGTGCGAGGCTACGGTGAAGGTGGCGTTGGATGTGGTAGATCATGCCTCATTGCAAACAGTGAATTGACAGTGCCACTG AGCCCAATTTTAGAAGGTGCAATTTTCTTGGATGGAGGATCTGATTTGGGATCTGGTCGTCTCGTCCCTG gAAATCCTTCTCTTAGGCATGGTAAACCTGGAAGGGGTGTGGGGTTTGGATATGGACTTCGGTTTAAGTCTCATTTGGGACACTTGCAGGTCGACTATGCTGTCAATGCTTTTAACCAGAGAACCGTATATTTTGGGTTCAGTAACCTTGCTCGATGA
- the LOC140973190 gene encoding outer envelope protein 39, chloroplastic isoform X2, producing the protein MGAQKSIHAGNAKIDFNVDFTHKLCAALMFHPLRDAGVGSPFSLVIGSLCVKHPNLFGKSEKLDVSWDKGLCDSNILVTYRKPRPEWLPQHALVLQHCISPEIGIHGLPVDNFSRTGSGGVNLYRLSAGVDLSEPGSSNWSSKTSVKFEHIRPVNDDGRTISRDLQGFPITCSGGDSDSMVVLKQESRFAKADDRSFTQFSLQIEQGVPILSKWLIFNRFKFAASKGIRLGPAFFLTSLTGGSIVGDIAPYQAFSIGGPGSVRGYGEGGVGCGRSCLIANSELTVPLSPILEGAIFLDGGSDLGSGRLVPGNPSLRHGKPGRGVGFGYGLRFKSHLGHLQVDYAVNAFNQRTVYFGFSNLAR; encoded by the exons ATGGGAGCCCAGAAAAGCATTCACGCTGGCAATG CGAAGATAGACTTCAATGTAGATTTCACCCACAAACTATGCGCCGCTTTGATGTTCCATCCCCTGAG GGATGCTGGTGTGGGGAGTCCATTTTCACTTGTTATTGGAAG CCTCTGCGTTAAGCACCCAAATCTGTTCGGAAAGAGTGAGAAGCTTGATGTCTCGTGGGATAAGGGGCTCTGTGATTCCAATATCTTGGTCACCTACAGGAAGCCAAGACCAGAATGGCTTCCACAACACGCATTGGTCCTTCAG CACTGCATTTCCCCGGAGATTGGGATTCATGGCCTACCGGTTGACAATTTCTCTCGTACAGGGAGTGGAGGTGTCAATCTCTATCGTTTGTCTGCTGGAGTAGATCTGAGTGAGCCTGGAAGTTCCAATTGGAGTAGTAAAACCAGCGTAAAGTTTGAG CATATTCGTCCTGTTAATGATGATGGGCGCACAATAAGCAGAGATCTTCAAGGATTTCCAATTACTTGCAG TGGTGGTGATAGTGATAGTATGGTAGTGCTCAAACAAGAATCTCGATTTGCAAAAGCAGATGACCGCAGTTTTACTCAA TTTAGTCTGCAAATAGAACAAGGGGTTCCTATTCTTTCTAAGTGGCTGATCTTCAACCGGTTCAAGTTTGCTGCATCAAAGGGAATAAGGCTTGGTCCAGCATTTTTCTTGACAAG CCTTACAGGTGGCTCTATTGTGGGGGACATTGCTCCTTATCAAGCCTTTTCAATTGGAGGACCTGGTAGTGTGCGAGGCTACGGTGAAGGTGGCGTTGGATGTGGTAGATCATGCCTCATTGCAAACAGTGAATTGACAGTGCCACTG AGCCCAATTTTAGAAGGTGCAATTTTCTTGGATGGAGGATCTGATTTGGGATCTGGTCGTCTCGTCCCTG gAAATCCTTCTCTTAGGCATGGTAAACCTGGAAGGGGTGTGGGGTTTGGATATGGACTTCGGTTTAAGTCTCATTTGGGACACTTGCAGGTCGACTATGCTGTCAATGCTTTTAACCAGAGAACCGTATATTTTGGGTTCAGTAACCTTGCTCGATGA
- the LOC140973191 gene encoding GTPase LSG1-2-like, with the protein MGKGEKTGLGRALVKHHNQMIQQSKEKGNYYRSQQKKVLESVTEVNDIDAVIEQADEAHRLFSSINSPANLAINLDSVSSTNNEMTPEERREQQKKEEAMHASSLRIPRRPPWNAKMSVEELDANEKRAFLVWRRSLARLEENEKLVLTPFEKNLDIWRQLWRVLERSDLLVMVVDARDPLFYRCPDLEAYAREIDEHKRTLLLINKADLLPFSVREKWAEYFHQNGILFLFWSAKAASAALEGKTLSLSSGTQNIQQELACVDAKVCGREELLARLQSEAEDIVSTRNRTRSSSAGPPSHIHSDDENLIGGVSSRGVVVGFVGYPNVGKSSTINALVGEKRTGVTSTPGKTKHFQTLMISEKFTLCDCPGLVFPSFTSSRYHMIASGVLPIDRMTEHRETVQVVANQVPRSVIEDVYKISLPQPKAHESQSRPPLAAEFLRSYCASRGYVASSGLPDETRAARLILKDYINGKLPHFEKPPGTSNHMYDSEVAATTTISSEMGESDSSDDEDDSSMTEDESAQPESSLKHALDDLNSFDMASDLYPSKEIAKKSSRAPHKQHKKPRRKKDRTWRVRGDGGDGMPLVRVFHKPVNAGPLNAA; encoded by the exons ATGGGGAAGGGAGAGAAGACCGGGCTGGGGCGGGCTTTGGTGAAGCACCATAATCAGATGATACAGCAGTCGAAGGAGAAGGGGAATTATTACAGGAGCCAGCAGAAGAAAGTGTTGGAATCGGTGACGGAGGTTAATGATATCGATGCAGTTATCGAGCAAGCCGACGAGGCGCACCGCCTCTTTTCCTCCATCAACAGCCCCGCAAACCTCGCTATCAATCT GGACTCGGTTTCTAGCACCAATAATGAGATGACACCTGAGGAAAGAAGGGAGCAGCAAAAGAAAGAGGAAGCTATGCATGCTAGTAGCCTAAGAATTCCACGCAg GCCGCCGTGGAATGCAAAAATGTCTGTAGAAGAGCTTGATGCTAATGAAAAACGAGCTTTCCTAGTGTGGCGTCGCAGTCTTGCAAG GCTTGAAGAGAATGAGAAGCTAGTTCTGACTCCATTTGAGAAGAACCTTGATATCTGGAGACAACTTTGGAGGGTGCTTGAACGTAGTGATTTG TTGGTAATGGTTGTTGATGCAAGGGACCCACTCTTTTACCGATGCCCAGACCTTGAG GCATATGCAAGAGAAATAGATGAGCACAAAAGGACATTGCTTCTCATCAACAAGGCAGATCTTCTACCATTTTCAGTTAG AGAAAAATGGGCTGAATACTTTCATCAGAATGGGATTCTCTTTCTTTTCTGGTCAGCTAAGGCTGCTTCTGCAGCTTTAGAGGGGAAAACTCTAAGTCTCTCATCTGGTACGCAAAATATACAGCAAGAGTTGGCCTGTGTGGATGCTAAAGTATGTGGAAGGGAGGAGCTACTCGCTCGTCTGCAATCTGAAGCCGAGGATATAGTTTCAACGCGGAACAGAACGAGGTCGAGTTCTGCAGGACCACCATCTCACATTCATTCAGACGATGAGAATCTTATTGGAGGTGTGTCCTCTCGCGGTGTAGTTGTAGGATTTGTTGGATATCCTAATGTAGGAAAGAGTTCCACAATCAACGCTTTGGTTGGAGAGAAGAGGACAGGTGTAACCTCGACTCCGGGAAAGACAAAGCATTTCCAAACATTGATGATATCTGAAAAATTTACTCTCTGTGATTGTCCTGGATTGGTGTTTCCTTCCTTTACCAGTTCAAGATATCATATGATTGCATCAGGGGTCTTGCCTATTGATCGCATGACTGAGCACCGAGAAACCGTTCAGGTTGTGGCTAACCAAGTGCCCAGATCTGTTATTGAAGATGTTTACAAAATCTCTTTACCACAACCTAAGGCTCATGAATCACAATCTCGGCCTCCTTTGGCTGCCGAATTTTTGAGATCATACTGTGCGTCCCGTGGATATGTTGCCTCGAGTGGACTACCAGATGAAACTAGAGCCGCCCGACTGATATTGAAGGACTATATTAACGGAAAGCTTCCCCACTTTGAGAAGCCACCGGGAACGTCAAACCACATGTACGACTCCGAGGTTGCTGCAACGACAACCATCTCATCAGAGATGGGCGAATCAGACTCATCCGATGATGAAGATGACTCTTCCATGACGGAAGACGAATCTGCCCAACCAGAATCTAGTCTAAAGCATGCCTTGGACGATCTGAATTCATTTGACATGGCCAGTGACTTATATCCCAGTAAGGAAATCGCAAAGAAGTCCTCGAGAGCGCCTCATAAACAGCACAAGAAGCCTCGGAGAAAGAAAGATCGAACATGGAGAGTAAGAGGTGATGGAGGTGATGGAATGCCACTAGTTAGGGTTTTTCACAAACCAGTGAATGCAGGTCCTTTGAATGCTGCATGA